A section of the Tamandua tetradactyla isolate mTamTet1 chromosome 4, mTamTet1.pri, whole genome shotgun sequence genome encodes:
- the RPTN gene encoding repetin isoform X13, translated as MAQLLNSIITVIEVFQKYSSENGDCTSLCKKELKKLLLAEFGDVLRRPNDPEAVETIMSLLDRDRNGHIDFQEYLLLVFQLAQACYQKLDKSCGARTSQQEEGQEGTRHHKFPRNTSRQRHEREKQESHHSQSETQDRDTCYGRSERQDRDTHYDQSERQGRDAHHGQSQRQGLDAHHGQSQRPDRGTHHGQSERQSLDAHHGQSQRQGLDAHHSQSQRQGLDAHHGQSERQERGTHYGHSEKQDQDFSDDQSERQDRDTRYGQSEKQDQDSCNGQSERLGQDSSYGQRLSHKSNSGQSKRQGYILALNQYEKSGQDSYYSQSESLSRQSSCGQSRRPRQDSWQESGCGQTEGQSQSSHYGQTGRQGQSSHNVQIDGQDQSSHYGQTGRQGQSSHYGQTDRQSFGSQCGQTDRQSQSSHYVQIDGQSQGSHYGQTDRQSFGSQCGQTGRQGQSSHYGQTDRQGQSSHYGQTGRQGQSSHNVQIDGQDQSSHYGQTSRQGQSSHYGQTGRQGQSSHYGQTDRQGQSSHNVQIDGQDQSSHYGQTSRQGQSSHYGQTGRQGQSSHYGQTDRQSFGSQCGQTDRQSQSSHYVQIDGQSQSSHYGQTGRQGQSSHYVQIDGQDQSSHYGQTGRQGQSSHYGQTDRQSLGSQCGQTGRQGQSSHYGQTGRQGQSSHNGQIDGQDQSSHNGQTGRQGQSSHNVQIDGQDQSSHYGQTGRQGQSSHYGQIDGQDQSSHYGQTGRQGQSSHYVQIDGQDQSSHYGQTGRQGQSSHNVQIDGQDQSSHYGQTGRQGLSSHYSYGLQSGVEQRNSHQAWGQPSEDDNRYHEHKFLAQIQQERPLCHRGRDWQSCGREQEHGQAQTTQSHREEERPRRQTQRRQSQEGQDGPWQAQGRQIPQEDQSCQRRDTQTHDAEQNRQRQDAQTHDAEQNRQRRDAQTHDAEQNRQRRDTQTHDAEQNRQRRDTQTHGEDQNCQRQQDRQTHEEEERYQGSQEHQTQRTQQGRPNREPFHMNENQGCGSQGSHGNPTFHPAQSGVRPQRRDEGRGHSIRAASSPSPLYDYVQEQRSHRY; from the exons ATGGCTCAACTTCTGAACAGCATAATCACTGTGATCGAGGTATTCCAGAAATACAGCAGTGAAAACGGGGACTGCACCTCACTGTGCAAGAAGGAGCTGAAGAAACTGCTTCTGGCTGAGTTTGGAGACGTCCTCCGG aGACCGAATGACCCAGAAGCTGTGGAAACCATCATGAGCCTCTTGGATAGAGACAGAAATGGACATATTGACTTTCAGGAATATCTCTTATTGGTGTTCCAACTGGCCCAAGCCTGCTATCAGAAGCTAGATAAGTCATGTGGGGCTAGAACCTCCCAGCAAGAAGAGGGGCAGGAGGGAACACGGCACCATAAGTTCCCAAGAAACACAAGCAGGCAGAGGCATGAGCGAGAAAAGCAGGAATCCCACCACAGCCAGTCGGAGACACAAGACAGGGACACCTGCTACGGTCGGTCTGAGAGACAAGATAGGGATACTCATTATGATCAGTCTGAGAGACAAGGTCGGGATGCCCACCATGGCCAGTCTCAGAGACAAGGTCTGGATGCCCACCATGGCCAGTCTCAGAGACCAGATAGGGGCACCCACCATGGCCAGTCTGAAAGACAAAGTCTGGATGCTCACCATGGCCAGTCTCAGAGACAAGGTTTGGATGCCCACCACAGCCAGTCTCAGAGACAAGGTCTGGATGCCCACCATGGCCAGTCTGAGAGACAAGAGAGGGGTACCCACTATGGTCACTCTGAGAAACAAGACCAGGATTTCAGTGATGATCAATCTGAGAGACAAGATAGGGACACCCGCTATGGTCAGTCTGAGAAACAAGATCAGGATTCTTGCAATGGTCAGTCTGAGAGACTAGGTCAGGATTCCAGTTATGGTCAAAGATTGAGTCATAAATCTAACAGCGGCCAGTCTAAAAGACAGGGATATATCTTAGCCTTAAATCAGTATGAGAAATCAGGTCAGGATTCTTATTACAGCCAATCTGAAAGTCTTAGCCGACAGTCAAGCTGTGGTCAATCTAGAAGACCTAGACAGGACTCTTGGCAGGAATCAGGCTGTGGTCAGACAGAAGGACAAAGCCAGAGTTCCCACTATGGTCAGACAGGCAGACAAGGTCAGAGTTCCCACAATGTTCAGATAGATGGACAAGATCAGAGTTCCCACTATGGTCAGACAGGCAGACAAGGTCAGAGTTCTCACTATggtcagacagacagacaaagctTTGGTTCTCAGTGTggtcagacagacagacagagtcAGAGTTCTCACTATGTCCAGATAGATGGACAAAGTCAGGGTTCCCACTATggtcagacagacagacaaagctTTGGTTCTCAGTGTGGTCAGACAGGCAGACAAGGTCAGAGTTCCCACTATggtcagacagacagacaaggtCAGAGTTCCCACTATGGTCAGACAGGCAGACAAGGCCAGAGTTCCCACAATGTTCAGATAGACGGACAAGATCAGAGTTCTCACTATGGTCAGACAAGCAGACAAGGTCAGAGTTCCCACTATGGTCAGACAGGCAGACAAGGTCAGAGTTCCCACTATggtcagacagacagacaaggtCAGAGTTCCCACAATGTTCAGATAGATGGACAAGATCAGAGTTCTCACTATGGTCAGACAAGCAGACAAGGTCAGAGTTCCCACTATGGTCAGACAGGCAGACAAGGCCAGAGTTCTCACTATggtcagacagacagacaaagctTTGGTTCTCAGTGTggtcagacagacagacagagtcAGAGTTCTCACTATGTCCAGATAGATGGACAAA GTCAGAGTTCCCACTATGGTCAGACAGGCAGACAAGGCCAGAGTTCCCACTATGTTCAGATAGACGGACAAGATCAGAGTTCCCACTATGGTCAGACAGGCAGACAAGGTCAAAGTTCTCACTATggtcagacagacagacaaagccTTGGTTCTCAGTGTGGTCAAACAGGCAGACAAG gtCAGAGTTCCCACTATGGTCAGACAGGCAGACAAGGCCAGAGTTCCCACAATGGTCAGATAGACGGACAAGATCAGAGTTCCCACAATGGTCAGACAGGCAGACAAGGCCAGAGTTCCCACAATGTTCAGATAGACGGACAAGATCAGAGTTCCCACTATGGTCAGACAGGCAGACAAGGTCAGAGTTCCCACTATGGTCAGATAGATGGACAAGATCAGAGTTCTCACTATGGTCAGACAGGAAGACAAGGCCAGAGTTCCCACTATGTTCAGATAGACGGACAAGATCAGAGTTCCCACTATGGTCAGACAGGTAGACAAGGTCAGAGTTCCCACAATGTTCAGATAGACGGACAGGATCAGAGTTCCCACTACGGTCAGACAGGCAGACAAGGCCTGAGTTCCCACTATAGTTATGGACTGCAGTCAGGAGTAGAGCAGCGGAACAGCCACCAGGCGTGGGGGCAGCCATCTGAGGATGATAACCGATACCACGAGCACAAGTTCTTAGCACAAATCCAGCAGGAGAGGCCCCTCTGCCACAGAGGGAGAGACTGGCAGTCCTGCGGCAGGGAGCAGGAGCACGGACAGGCCCAGACCACGCAGAGCCACCGGGAGGAGGAGAGGCCACGTCGtcagactcagaggagacagagccAGGAGGGTCAGGATGGCCCATGGCAGGCACAGGGTAGACAGATCCCCCAAGAGGATCAAAGCTGCCAGAGACGAGACACGCAAACCCACGACGCTGAGCAGAACCGTCAGAGACAAGACGCACAAACCCACGACGCTGAGCAGAACCGTCAGAGACGAGACGCACAAACCCACGACGCTGAGCAGAACCGTCAGAGACGAGACACGCAAACCCACGACGCTGAGCAGAACCGTCAGAGACGAGACACGCAAACCCACGGAGAGGATCAAAACTGTCAGCGGCAACAGGATAGGCAAACCCATGAGGAGGAGGAGAGGTATCAAGGGTCCCAGGAGCATCAGACCCAGAGGACCCAGCAAGGCCGCCCTAACAGAGAACCATTCCACATGAACGAGAACCAGGGGTGCGGCTCACAGGGAAGCCACGGTAACCCCACCTTCCATCCAGCGCAGAGTGGCGTGAGGCCCCAAAGAAGAGACGAGGGCAGAGGCCACTCCATCAGGGCGGCTAGCAGCCCCAGCCCTCTCTACGACTATGTACAAGAGCAGCGATCACATCGGTACTAG
- the RPTN gene encoding repetin isoform X9 → MAQLLNSIITVIEVFQKYSSENGDCTSLCKKELKKLLLAEFGDVLRRPNDPEAVETIMSLLDRDRNGHIDFQEYLLLVFQLAQACYQKLDKSCGARTSQQEEGQEGTRHHKFPRNTSRQRHEREKQESHHSQSETQDRDTCYGRSERQDRDTHYDQSERQGRDAHHGQSQRQGLDAHHGQSQRPDRGTHHGQSERQSLDAHHGQSQRQGLDAHHSQSQRQGLDAHHGQSERQERGTHYGHSEKQDQDFSDDQSERQDRDTRYGQSEKQDQDSCNGQSERLGQDSSYGQRLSHKSNSGQSKRQGYILALNQYEKSGQDSYYSQSESLSRQSSCGQSRRPRQDSWQESGCGQTEGQSQSSHYGQTGRQGQSSHNVQIDGQDQSSHYGQTGRQGQSSHYGQTDRQSFGSQCGQTDRQSQSSHYVQIDGQSQGSHYGQTDRQSFGSQCGQTGRQGQSSHYGQTDRQGQSSHYGQTGRQGQSSHNVQIDGQDQSSHYGQTSRQGQSSHYGQTGRQGQSSHYGQTDRQGQSSHNVQIDGQDQSSHYGQTSRQGQSSHYGQTGRQGQSSHYGQTDRQSFGSQCGQTDRQSQSSHYVQIDGQSQSSHYGQTGRQGQSSHYVQIDGQDQSSHYGQTGRQGQSSHNVQIDGQDQSSHYGQTSRQGQSSHYGQTDRQGQSSHYGQTGRQGQSSHNGQIDGQDQSSHNGQTGRQGQSSHNVQIDGQDQSSHYGQTGRQGQSSHYGQIDGQDQSSHYGQTGRQGQSSHYVQIDGQDQSSHYGQTGRQGQSSHNVQIDGQDQSSHYGQTGRQGLSSHYSYGLQSGVEQRNSHQAWGQPSEDDNRYHEHKFLAQIQQERPLCHRGRDWQSCGREQEHGQAQTTQSHREEERPRRQTQRRQSQEGQDGPWQAQGRQIPQEDQSCQRRDTQTHDAEQNRQRQDAQTHDAEQNRQRRDAQTHDAEQNRQRRDTQTHDAEQNRQRRDTQTHGEDQNCQRQQDRQTHEEEERYQGSQEHQTQRTQQGRPNREPFHMNENQGCGSQGSHGNPTFHPAQSGVRPQRRDEGRGHSIRAASSPSPLYDYVQEQRSHRY, encoded by the exons ATGGCTCAACTTCTGAACAGCATAATCACTGTGATCGAGGTATTCCAGAAATACAGCAGTGAAAACGGGGACTGCACCTCACTGTGCAAGAAGGAGCTGAAGAAACTGCTTCTGGCTGAGTTTGGAGACGTCCTCCGG aGACCGAATGACCCAGAAGCTGTGGAAACCATCATGAGCCTCTTGGATAGAGACAGAAATGGACATATTGACTTTCAGGAATATCTCTTATTGGTGTTCCAACTGGCCCAAGCCTGCTATCAGAAGCTAGATAAGTCATGTGGGGCTAGAACCTCCCAGCAAGAAGAGGGGCAGGAGGGAACACGGCACCATAAGTTCCCAAGAAACACAAGCAGGCAGAGGCATGAGCGAGAAAAGCAGGAATCCCACCACAGCCAGTCGGAGACACAAGACAGGGACACCTGCTACGGTCGGTCTGAGAGACAAGATAGGGATACTCATTATGATCAGTCTGAGAGACAAGGTCGGGATGCCCACCATGGCCAGTCTCAGAGACAAGGTCTGGATGCCCACCATGGCCAGTCTCAGAGACCAGATAGGGGCACCCACCATGGCCAGTCTGAAAGACAAAGTCTGGATGCTCACCATGGCCAGTCTCAGAGACAAGGTTTGGATGCCCACCACAGCCAGTCTCAGAGACAAGGTCTGGATGCCCACCATGGCCAGTCTGAGAGACAAGAGAGGGGTACCCACTATGGTCACTCTGAGAAACAAGACCAGGATTTCAGTGATGATCAATCTGAGAGACAAGATAGGGACACCCGCTATGGTCAGTCTGAGAAACAAGATCAGGATTCTTGCAATGGTCAGTCTGAGAGACTAGGTCAGGATTCCAGTTATGGTCAAAGATTGAGTCATAAATCTAACAGCGGCCAGTCTAAAAGACAGGGATATATCTTAGCCTTAAATCAGTATGAGAAATCAGGTCAGGATTCTTATTACAGCCAATCTGAAAGTCTTAGCCGACAGTCAAGCTGTGGTCAATCTAGAAGACCTAGACAGGACTCTTGGCAGGAATCAGGCTGTGGTCAGACAGAAGGACAAAGCCAGAGTTCCCACTATGGTCAGACAGGCAGACAAGGTCAGAGTTCCCACAATGTTCAGATAGATGGACAAGATCAGAGTTCCCACTATGGTCAGACAGGCAGACAAGGTCAGAGTTCTCACTATggtcagacagacagacaaagctTTGGTTCTCAGTGTggtcagacagacagacagagtcAGAGTTCTCACTATGTCCAGATAGATGGACAAAGTCAGGGTTCCCACTATggtcagacagacagacaaagctTTGGTTCTCAGTGTGGTCAGACAGGCAGACAAGGTCAGAGTTCCCACTATggtcagacagacagacaaggtCAGAGTTCCCACTATGGTCAGACAGGCAGACAAGGCCAGAGTTCCCACAATGTTCAGATAGACGGACAAGATCAGAGTTCTCACTATGGTCAGACAAGCAGACAAGGTCAGAGTTCCCACTATGGTCAGACAGGCAGACAAGGTCAGAGTTCCCACTATggtcagacagacagacaaggtCAGAGTTCCCACAATGTTCAGATAGATGGACAAGATCAGAGTTCTCACTATGGTCAGACAAGCAGACAAGGTCAGAGTTCCCACTATGGTCAGACAGGCAGACAAGGCCAGAGTTCTCACTATggtcagacagacagacaaagctTTGGTTCTCAGTGTggtcagacagacagacagagtcAGAGTTCTCACTATGTCCAGATAGATGGACAAA GTCAGAGTTCCCACTATGGTCAGACAGGCAGACAAGGCCAGAGTTCCCACTATGTTCAGATAGACGGACAAGATCAGAGTTCCCACTATGGTCAGACAGGCAGACAAG GCCAGAGTTCCCACAATGTTCAGATAGATGGACAAGATCAGAGTTCCCACTATGGTCAGACAAGCAGACAAGGTCAGAGTTCCCACTATggtcagacagacagacaaggtCAGAGTTCCCACTATGGTCAGACAGGCAGACAAGGCCAGAGTTCCCACAATGGTCAGATAGACGGACAAGATCAGAGTTCCCACAATGGTCAGACAGGCAGACAAGGCCAGAGTTCCCACAATGTTCAGATAGACGGACAAGATCAGAGTTCCCACTATGGTCAGACAGGCAGACAAGGTCAGAGTTCCCACTATGGTCAGATAGATGGACAAGATCAGAGTTCTCACTATGGTCAGACAGGAAGACAAGGCCAGAGTTCCCACTATGTTCAGATAGACGGACAAGATCAGAGTTCCCACTATGGTCAGACAGGTAGACAAGGTCAGAGTTCCCACAATGTTCAGATAGACGGACAGGATCAGAGTTCCCACTACGGTCAGACAGGCAGACAAGGCCTGAGTTCCCACTATAGTTATGGACTGCAGTCAGGAGTAGAGCAGCGGAACAGCCACCAGGCGTGGGGGCAGCCATCTGAGGATGATAACCGATACCACGAGCACAAGTTCTTAGCACAAATCCAGCAGGAGAGGCCCCTCTGCCACAGAGGGAGAGACTGGCAGTCCTGCGGCAGGGAGCAGGAGCACGGACAGGCCCAGACCACGCAGAGCCACCGGGAGGAGGAGAGGCCACGTCGtcagactcagaggagacagagccAGGAGGGTCAGGATGGCCCATGGCAGGCACAGGGTAGACAGATCCCCCAAGAGGATCAAAGCTGCCAGAGACGAGACACGCAAACCCACGACGCTGAGCAGAACCGTCAGAGACAAGACGCACAAACCCACGACGCTGAGCAGAACCGTCAGAGACGAGACGCACAAACCCACGACGCTGAGCAGAACCGTCAGAGACGAGACACGCAAACCCACGACGCTGAGCAGAACCGTCAGAGACGAGACACGCAAACCCACGGAGAGGATCAAAACTGTCAGCGGCAACAGGATAGGCAAACCCATGAGGAGGAGGAGAGGTATCAAGGGTCCCAGGAGCATCAGACCCAGAGGACCCAGCAAGGCCGCCCTAACAGAGAACCATTCCACATGAACGAGAACCAGGGGTGCGGCTCACAGGGAAGCCACGGTAACCCCACCTTCCATCCAGCGCAGAGTGGCGTGAGGCCCCAAAGAAGAGACGAGGGCAGAGGCCACTCCATCAGGGCGGCTAGCAGCCCCAGCCCTCTCTACGACTATGTACAAGAGCAGCGATCACATCGGTACTAG
- the RPTN gene encoding repetin isoform X18, which translates to MAQLLNSIITVIEVFQKYSSENGDCTSLCKKELKKLLLAEFGDVLRRPNDPEAVETIMSLLDRDRNGHIDFQEYLLLVFQLAQACYQKLDKSCGARTSQQEEGQEGTRHHKFPRNTSRQRHEREKQESHHSQSETQDRDTCYGRSERQDRDTHYDQSERQGRDAHHGQSQRQGLDAHHGQSQRPDRGTHHGQSERQSLDAHHGQSQRQGLDAHHSQSQRQGLDAHHGQSERQERGTHYGHSEKQDQDFSDDQSERQDRDTRYGQSEKQDQDSCNGQSERLGQDSSYGQRLSHKSNSGQSKRQGYILALNQYEKSGQDSYYSQSESLSRQSSCGQSRRPRQDSWQESGCGQTEGQSQSSHYGQTGRQGQSSHNVQIDGQDQSSHYGQTGRQGQSSHYGQTDRQGQSSHNVQIDGQDQSSHYGQTSRQGQSSHYGQTGRQGQSSHYGQTDRQGQSSHNVQIDGQDQSSHYGQTSRQGQSSHYGQTGRQGQSSHYGQTDRQSFGSQCGQTDRQSQSSHYVQIDGQSQSSHYGQTGRQGQSSHYVQIDGQDQSSHYGQTGRQGQSSHYGQTDRQSLGSQCGQTGRQGQSSHYVQIDGQSQGSHYGQTGRQGQSSHNVQIDGQDQSSHYGQTSRQGQSSHYGQTDRQGQSSHYGQTGRQGQSSHNGQIDGQDQSSHNGQTGRQGQSSHNVQIDGQDQSSHYGQTGRQGQSSHYGQIDGQDQSSHYGQTGRQGQSSHYVQIDGQDQSSHYGQTGRQGQSSHNVQIDGQDQSSHYGQTGRQGLSSHYSYGLQSGVEQRNSHQAWGQPSEDDNRYHEHKFLAQIQQERPLCHRGRDWQSCGREQEHGQAQTTQSHREEERPRRQTQRRQSQEGQDGPWQAQGRQIPQEDQSCQRRDTQTHDAEQNRQRQDAQTHDAEQNRQRRDAQTHDAEQNRQRRDTQTHDAEQNRQRRDTQTHGEDQNCQRQQDRQTHEEEERYQGSQEHQTQRTQQGRPNREPFHMNENQGCGSQGSHGNPTFHPAQSGVRPQRRDEGRGHSIRAASSPSPLYDYVQEQRSHRY; encoded by the exons ATGGCTCAACTTCTGAACAGCATAATCACTGTGATCGAGGTATTCCAGAAATACAGCAGTGAAAACGGGGACTGCACCTCACTGTGCAAGAAGGAGCTGAAGAAACTGCTTCTGGCTGAGTTTGGAGACGTCCTCCGG aGACCGAATGACCCAGAAGCTGTGGAAACCATCATGAGCCTCTTGGATAGAGACAGAAATGGACATATTGACTTTCAGGAATATCTCTTATTGGTGTTCCAACTGGCCCAAGCCTGCTATCAGAAGCTAGATAAGTCATGTGGGGCTAGAACCTCCCAGCAAGAAGAGGGGCAGGAGGGAACACGGCACCATAAGTTCCCAAGAAACACAAGCAGGCAGAGGCATGAGCGAGAAAAGCAGGAATCCCACCACAGCCAGTCGGAGACACAAGACAGGGACACCTGCTACGGTCGGTCTGAGAGACAAGATAGGGATACTCATTATGATCAGTCTGAGAGACAAGGTCGGGATGCCCACCATGGCCAGTCTCAGAGACAAGGTCTGGATGCCCACCATGGCCAGTCTCAGAGACCAGATAGGGGCACCCACCATGGCCAGTCTGAAAGACAAAGTCTGGATGCTCACCATGGCCAGTCTCAGAGACAAGGTTTGGATGCCCACCACAGCCAGTCTCAGAGACAAGGTCTGGATGCCCACCATGGCCAGTCTGAGAGACAAGAGAGGGGTACCCACTATGGTCACTCTGAGAAACAAGACCAGGATTTCAGTGATGATCAATCTGAGAGACAAGATAGGGACACCCGCTATGGTCAGTCTGAGAAACAAGATCAGGATTCTTGCAATGGTCAGTCTGAGAGACTAGGTCAGGATTCCAGTTATGGTCAAAGATTGAGTCATAAATCTAACAGCGGCCAGTCTAAAAGACAGGGATATATCTTAGCCTTAAATCAGTATGAGAAATCAGGTCAGGATTCTTATTACAGCCAATCTGAAAGTCTTAGCCGACAGTCAAGCTGTGGTCAATCTAGAAGACCTAGACAGGACTCTTGGCAGGAATCAGGCTGTGGTCAGACAGAAGGACAAAGCCAGAGTTCCCACTATGGTCAGACAGGCAGACAAGGTCAGAGTTCCCACAATGTTCAGATAGATGGACAAGATCAGAGTTCCCACTATGGTCAGACAGGCAGACAAG GTCAGAGTTCCCACTATggtcagacagacagacaag GCCAGAGTTCCCACAATGTTCAGATAGACGGACAAGATCAGAGTTCTCACTATGGTCAGACAAGCAGACAAGGTCAGAGTTCCCACTATGGTCAGACAGGCAGACAAGGTCAGAGTTCCCACTATggtcagacagacagacaaggtCAGAGTTCCCACAATGTTCAGATAGATGGACAAGATCAGAGTTCTCACTATGGTCAGACAAGCAGACAAGGTCAGAGTTCCCACTATGGTCAGACAGGCAGACAAGGCCAGAGTTCTCACTATggtcagacagacagacaaagctTTGGTTCTCAGTGTggtcagacagacagacagagtcAGAGTTCTCACTATGTCCAGATAGATGGACAAA GTCAGAGTTCCCACTATGGTCAGACAGGCAGACAAGGCCAGAGTTCCCACTATGTTCAGATAGACGGACAAGATCAGAGTTCCCACTATGGTCAGACAGGCAGACAAGGTCAAAGTTCTCACTATggtcagacagacagacaaagccTTGGTTCTCAGTGTGGTCAAACAGGCAGACAAGGTCAGAGTTCCCATTATGTCCAGATAGATGGACAAAGTCAGGGTTCCCACTATGGTCAGACAG GCAGACAAGGCCAGAGTTCCCACAATGTTCAGATAGATGGACAAGATCAGAGTTCCCACTATGGTCAGACAAGCAGACAAGGTCAGAGTTCCCACTATggtcagacagacagacaaggtCAGAGTTCCCACTATGGTCAGACAGGCAGACAAGGCCAGAGTTCCCACAATGGTCAGATAGACGGACAAGATCAGAGTTCCCACAATGGTCAGACAGGCAGACAAGGCCAGAGTTCCCACAATGTTCAGATAGACGGACAAGATCAGAGTTCCCACTATGGTCAGACAGGCAGACAAGGTCAGAGTTCCCACTATGGTCAGATAGATGGACAAGATCAGAGTTCTCACTATGGTCAGACAGGAAGACAAGGCCAGAGTTCCCACTATGTTCAGATAGACGGACAAGATCAGAGTTCCCACTATGGTCAGACAGGTAGACAAGGTCAGAGTTCCCACAATGTTCAGATAGACGGACAGGATCAGAGTTCCCACTACGGTCAGACAGGCAGACAAGGCCTGAGTTCCCACTATAGTTATGGACTGCAGTCAGGAGTAGAGCAGCGGAACAGCCACCAGGCGTGGGGGCAGCCATCTGAGGATGATAACCGATACCACGAGCACAAGTTCTTAGCACAAATCCAGCAGGAGAGGCCCCTCTGCCACAGAGGGAGAGACTGGCAGTCCTGCGGCAGGGAGCAGGAGCACGGACAGGCCCAGACCACGCAGAGCCACCGGGAGGAGGAGAGGCCACGTCGtcagactcagaggagacagagccAGGAGGGTCAGGATGGCCCATGGCAGGCACAGGGTAGACAGATCCCCCAAGAGGATCAAAGCTGCCAGAGACGAGACACGCAAACCCACGACGCTGAGCAGAACCGTCAGAGACAAGACGCACAAACCCACGACGCTGAGCAGAACCGTCAGAGACGAGACGCACAAACCCACGACGCTGAGCAGAACCGTCAGAGACGAGACACGCAAACCCACGACGCTGAGCAGAACCGTCAGAGACGAGACACGCAAACCCACGGAGAGGATCAAAACTGTCAGCGGCAACAGGATAGGCAAACCCATGAGGAGGAGGAGAGGTATCAAGGGTCCCAGGAGCATCAGACCCAGAGGACCCAGCAAGGCCGCCCTAACAGAGAACCATTCCACATGAACGAGAACCAGGGGTGCGGCTCACAGGGAAGCCACGGTAACCCCACCTTCCATCCAGCGCAGAGTGGCGTGAGGCCCCAAAGAAGAGACGAGGGCAGAGGCCACTCCATCAGGGCGGCTAGCAGCCCCAGCCCTCTCTACGACTATGTACAAGAGCAGCGATCACATCGGTACTAG